CAAAAGGAGACAATAATATAAACCTTTGTCTTCTAAATGAACTAATCGAAACGAATCTAATATCTttcttatcaaatttttttcatagtATTTATTGCACTAGGTGAATTTACTATCAACATAATTTAGGTCCACTAATCTAACTGCTTTGATAAACTTGTTAAAAACCTAAACTTAGACAAATTTTACGAATCACTTGAAATGGATTAGAAAATTATCATGGtgtaaaacaataaaattaaaaaaatctatgcATCAATGCATGTTAACACTCTTTTCTAACCTTTTGAATTcacacaataaaatttttttatctctattttacaatattaaaacttaacaaatgaaatgataatttttgtctcacataaaaaaaattaccacaaaaaataagatctaaaaatttgtaatatgtCGTGAACTTTAAGATCATCATCTTCATAAATCATTTAGTATTATTTGTACAACAACACCTTTTTTCATTTTAACAGAATCAATTTTTTCTTGCCAATTtatcttttagaattttttttttctttgtcccTTTAACATTAGAAAAAATGTTTTAACCAAgtctttcaaatttaatttttaattaaaatataattataaaatattttataaaattaactaatgAAATTTGTCTCTTTAAATGATAAGACAtgcaataaatttaaaaattatttatttttttattgacataATAATATACACACGTATCTGAAAAAAAGTATATTTACTCCTATATAATAATATTGGACAATAAAATTACTCTTTAATCGCAATTTTACTAGATTGAAATGctcttaatatttttattactttttaaaacCTGAAATAATTTTAGTAATATTATATGAGTAAATTATTTTAGTAACAATCTTAATTGAGTTGGTCCGATAACTTAAttacaaatatattttattcaattaatatatcatattttctaaatatttttttgagtaattatctaaatcaatttttaaggattttaagaGTGGATATTTtagtcataaaaaaaattaatatatagatCAATTTTCAAGATTTTATTCTAACAGACAAACCAGTTCCTAGTTTATTTTTCGGCAGAGTAATTACCAAATcagtctctaaaaattttaaaacattaataataatgttttgaaatccaaattaaaatattttcttttaatacaaacgtattttttaaagtatgacatcttttgattatattaaatacaaaaatattaaatagtttTAACAttgaattttttgtaaaataatttctaataattttattgattaataataataataataattattattattattattattattatttttttgttggagGACTattatatctaataaaaaaaatgttaaaaattgatttatatattaatattttttgggaTTAAAATgttcatttttaaaattcttagaaACCGATCTAGATAATacgaaaaataaattgatttgtctgctggaataaaattttgagaattgatctacatattaatttttttaaaaaactaaaatatttacttttaaaattattggagATTGATTTAGATAATTACTCTATTTTATAGAGACCAGGTGCGTCAACGTTTTGATTACTTAACATAATTTAGAGCGTAATACTCAATTTAATCTTGAAATTTTAATACCAATTTAATTTGTTCAAAGATACTTTTTAGTATTAAATTATGCAAAATatatagtcaccaaaaaaaattatgcaaaactCATTGTGTTGATCCGTCCTTTTTCTACCGTCTTCAACCCATCGTTTGAGGCCAGCGGCTCGTGAATGAGTTTGTTAGAGAGGGAGAGAGTAATTAGGAGGTAGCTGGAGAGAGTATTGCAttggttagttagttagtttggaTCTTGTAGCAGAGTTTGTTATGCTACATATGGCTGCACCTTCAGCCTTTGAAATGAGCAGATTTCCCACCAATGCAAATTTCACTTTTCTCTTGTTCTAAGCTCGCATAGCAGAGCCTCAATTTTCTCATCAAGAAATCGGCAGCTCAGAACAGAATTCAACAATTGCTTCTCAGACTCTGACAAAACGAGAACTTCCCCCTTTCTCTCTCGCGCGTTTTTGTTTGTCTTCTCTCATTTCTTGAACACACTCTAGCTGTTCGACGAAATGCCTGAATCATGCACTCCCTCACCACCGCACCctctttttcttccctttctttccatttctttccccACCGCCACCGCCACCGCCACACCCTCTTTCAGTTAACTCCtcccttcatcttctccttccgGTACACCACCGCCAAGAGGCTCCAGGTGCAGCTCCAGGTGCAGGAGGAGAAATCACTGAGGAAGAAAAAAGGGAGGAAGGGTCTTTGCTGCAAGGAGGACTTGGGTGGGGCCGAAGAGGAAGTGTTCTCTCCTCTGGAAGCCGAGCTTCTTGAGAGatgtctcctttttttttttttttttattgaagaaTCTTGCTATAATGTTGGACCTATCCtcatattattatcattattactaGTTTGccgtattttttttgttttcttgtgtTTGTTTTGGGTTTCTTTTCCCTTGGAAGTTTTTGCCTGAATGGTTTAACGGACCTAAGAAGAGTTCTAAAGTTTTCAAATTTGGAACATTTTATCTATGCTTTCATTGTTCCCGCAGTTATGAGCTAGTGCCTCAGTTTAGTTTCTCAGATTTGAGACGGTAAGAGCTGCCAGGGAGCAGTCCCATGTGGACTGCAATGGTAACAAGTTTTGTTGGCTTTATTTGGTTAATGTTGTCAGTTGTAGAATTAGATACTTTTAACATTGCGGTTGTTGTTGCCCAAGAATAGGTGGCAGCTCTTCTAGATAGATGGTgactttgaaaaaattttgggaACTAGTCACGCCATATCTATTGGCTAAAATTTTGACGTGGGAGTAAGCatttgatccatcaaattataTCAAAACAAAATCATGGGTTCAATGCCGCAGGTGATATTGGAGTGGAACGTTTGGCTTTATTTGGCTAGTCTTACCATTAGAATTTGAGGAGTTTAACATGCTGACTCAGTGCCATCCTCTAAGAAATTCTAAAGAAATAAGTTGCCGTGTCATCAGTTATGGCTTTTGTTCTAATGGTAAGTGTACGAGAATTATTTTTGAATGCGATCTTCTGTTTAACAGGGATATCGAAGTTGAGGAGTCAGGCATTGAGGGTATATTGAAGCGGCTGGAGAGACAGAGAAGTAATTCCTTTGGACTTGGGTTAACAGAGAAAGATGAAAGTGACCCTTCCAGAAACAGTGAAGATAAAGATACAGTAAGTACTCTTCATGGTGGTTTGATCAAACATGATCAGCACAGATCTCAATTAGGTAGTGAAAATTTAAGAAACTCCCTTGAGCCTGACACATGGAGAAATTGGATTATCCAGAGGAATGGTTCTTCAAATGTAGATTTTGAAGGGTGAGTAATGAGCTAATGGACATGGCTGTATATTATTATTACCGCAACATAAGAACGAAATAAATAGCATGAGATTTACATACCTGCTTCTTTTGAATCTCATTTACCTCTCCCATTCTTTTCCATGTAGTCAGTCTTAATTTATAaatcacttttttcttttttttcttttttggcttTTTGGGTAGAGGGTAGTAGCTTTTCGGTTAGCAAATTCATGTACCCATTTTTAATGCATGTTGAGTAGTTAGACTTAGAAGCTGAATACTTTGTATGAGGAATGATAGGAAAATAGAATTACTGCGATAGGGCTGGGAAATGAATGACAAAAGGATACATACAGTCTGTTATAAGCCAAACAGTGTGAATGTACTTAAATTTTCTGTGTTACCAGTTAACTTGTtatgaaaattattattattattattatttttctttcggTAGTGGGTCTATCTTTTGTTGAAGAATCCAACACATTGCTGTCAATTGTAAACCacctcaaaataataataataatcattgcTCTTTCTTTAGCAGTTTTTGGGTAGTTAAAGCATTAGTATGTAAGTTTCTCTTCAGGATACTAAACTAATCCTGAGTTGGGTGCTGTATATTCTTTTATAGGATCAGAAGAACTCATCAGATGATCTAGCAGAGTATTCCGATGCTTGGGAATTCCAAGAAACTGAGATAATGAATGCTCAGGACAGACTGCGCTCCATACGTGCTAAGTTGTCAGTATTAGAAGGAAAGATGTCATTGGCAATAATGTACCCTCAACTCCACTCAACCATTGTCTTATATATATTGTGTGTTACCTAAACCTTGACAATCCCATGTTTTCCCAGGGATGCACACAAAATTGTTGAAGAGAAGCAGAAGAGGATTAATAATGCTCACAGAGCCTTGCAAATTCTGAAGATGATTTGTGTAGTTTGGCATAATCCAGCTTCACAAGTATATTTAGTAGGATCCTTTGATGGTTGGTCCACCCAGGTCAGACCTCTTTCATGATTTTGGTTAGATAATGAATATTTTCTCAAGATGGGTTTCATCATGAATCTGATCTTGAGAAGTAGTACCATgtgtatttgaaaattttatgccTAGCATGTGAATGCGGATGAGGGGTTGTGCACAACCTTGAAGCCCTCGAAAATGGATTCCTGGTTGttttactttaaaaaagaaatactatggaaagaagaaatagaaattAAGGACAACTGCGAATGTGTGGACCTAATTTAGTGAGTTCTTAGATCATTACTTTAACCTGATTTTGCGTTTTGATTGTCTAGTGTTTATGTGTCAGTTGCAGGCTGTCTTAAGAAACTACATCGTTCTTCCCTTTTGAGGATGTATTCTACAATTTTGAGTTGTCTCTGATTTTAATGATGCAATGATTACTTTtgcaaaagattttttttatttttattttgttctgttGTATAGACTCAGGCATTTTAGATCCTTACACTTAGCATAAAACACACCAATAATTAACAGTATTACATTGCAGAGAAAAATGGAGAAATCAAATACTGGCATGTTTTCTTTGAACTTGCAGCTATATCCTGGAAAATACGAGGTTAGTTGTGTTTCAACTACTTGATTTACAATCCAGATAAGGTATAGCAAGCATTCAAATATTTGATTCTCTGTAACAGATCAAATTCATTGTTGATGGTGAATGGAAAGTTGATCCACTGCGGCCTATTGTTGTTACCAATAAAGGTTATGAGAACAATCTCCTCGAGGTTCCTGATTAGTGTATGATAGTGTGTGCGATTGTGCTGAGATAGAATCTGTAGATCAGAAAAGAGTATCACAGGCATTAGGCTAGTACCCGAAATCTTTTTTGCTTCTCATTTCTTCACAGGAAAAACCAAATGTTTGGGGTGGTTTCAAACATTTAGGACAgtatattttcctttttacaCTCATGTACAGAGTAGTGAGTAGTTCATTGATTCTTTTAACATGTAACACAAACATGTATGGATATATTGACTGATGTCGAAATTAATCCCATTCAATTCTTTTTCCACATGTTCATGTAATCTTTAAGTGGTTTCACACCCTTTCTGTGTATAATGTGATTCTCATGCTCTTTGATTATACGTGGTAGATGAAAATGATCCAAATAAGCATGGTTTCACGGTCAAAGAATCTTAAGTATTCATGTTTTTGAGACCGGGTTTGATCTCTTTTTTACATATGTTTACTCAAGATAAATAGTTAACTGATGGAAACACTGGCCAACAACTTTGCAGAGCTAATTTGATTATCCAATGTCCTAGCATTATCATCAatgaattatataattatagttAGTAACTGTAAATTATAGTTGCAGTGGTATTCCTTTCACTTTTGGGAAAATTGACAGTTAGATTAAGATCACAAGTCTAGAGTTACAAGGAAAATGTTGAGGATAACCAAGTTAAGTTGAAAGCCTCATGAAAGTCTAAGAATCTAGAGCTTGGTTAAAGCAAAGGTAAAGCCACTTCCACAGTAGACTCTGATAGAGGAAACGTCATCCATATCATAACCCAGATTTACTGTAACAGGACGGGCCCTGTCACAAGGATCCCCCAGGCCAAGTTGACCATGCTCACCCCAACCCCATGTCTTTATTTCTCCATTATCTGATTTAAAGAATAAGGGTAAAAACAAGATCGAAATCAGTATGTTAATATAATGAAAGTATAGAAAAAAATCAACCTCTTGATATTGTATTCAAATGTCAAATTGTCAATACTTATTGCATTGCTTCCAAATTTTAACGTGGTCTCCACTCTGAAACCAAACCTACTTTTAGATGAGGAGACGACACAATTTTAAGTGCAATCTTTTTCTTGCCTAAGAACAAGAGAAGAACATCTTACCTGTGACAAGAATGGAGTGCTCGGCACCTGCGGCAATATCAACAACCTTTGTATCATCAAGGCCAGGGACTTTCTCCATATTGGCTTCTCTTAAATCTACCACAGAATGACAAAGCATAACAAAGATAAGGGCAATGTCCTTAAACAACATTTTGCATGATAAAACTCCACCTTTTACTTACACCATCAAATTTTACCCATGAATTCAGGCAGTGCCATGtctgttttttcttttccttttatttttttccccaCTAAGTTACAAGCTTTTCAACGGTTGCTTGCCTTTTTTGGGTTCCAGATCCATGAGTGTTCTGCAGGTACATTATTTTGCTAAAGGTGAACTAGGTTTATCTATACCATCTTTTCACTGATTCAATATTGATTATTGGAAAAATGTTTAAGGCTAGAACTAGTAATGATGTTGGCGAAGATAGATAATTCAAACACATGCATGGAACTAACCATGGCAATACGACTTGCATTCTTAAGGATTAGATTAGATATGTCATGTGTGCACCAAGAGAGTAATTATAGTTTCTTCAAGAACAAGGTACTCAAATGCATTACCATGTAACTGTTTTGCTGAGCTCGTACTCCAATGATTACTAAGCACTCCAAGATGGTTGCCACCAATCATATAGACTTCACCTGCAGCTATACACAAATTTGACAAAATATGCACTCTTCTTCAATACGAAGCAAGAGAAGTAAGGAAATCATGGAATTGGAATAGATAGTAACAAGAAATACCAGTCAAAGTTAAAGCATGGTTCCATCCTAGAGCAACTTTGGTAAAACTCAAGGTAGAGTTCAATCGTCGAGGAGAATTAGCATCTTCATAGCCCTTGAATCCTCTTCCCCATATGTAAAGATTTCCATCAACTGATGCAACAAAAAGATATAAAGGAACGAAACTAACACAGGTTGGAAAATATCTTTCTATATTGATGAACGAAACTAAAACTGATGCGATGGCCAATGACCCATGTTGGTTAACTATCTTTCTATATTGATTTCATCAGATGACCTAGTTTATCTACTAGAAATTTTGTCAAACTTTTGTTGTTAGAATGAGGTGACATTGTTCTTCGCCTTTCGATGTAAACGCAGGTCCCACCGCTTCTTA
The Arachis duranensis cultivar V14167 chromosome 5, aradu.V14167.gnm2.J7QH, whole genome shotgun sequence genome window above contains:
- the LOC107490754 gene encoding protein PTST homolog 2, chloroplastic, giving the protein MNAQDRLRSIRAKLSVLEGKMSLAIMDAHKIVEEKQKRINNAHRALQILKMICVVWHNPASQVYLVGSFDGWSTQRKMEKSNTGMFSLNLQLYPGKYEIKFIVDGEWKVDPLRPIVVTNKGYENNLLEVPD